The following are from one region of the Paraglaciecola sp. L1A13 genome:
- a CDS encoding DUF2238 domain-containing protein yields MLKSSNKTTDLGWMLLFISVFIAVWANSIIGTTDVANWLIENTLTVISLLFLIITYRKYKFSNVSYFLLCLFLCLHVYGSKYTYAENPLGFYFQDVFHSPRNQYDRLVHFSFGFLLYYPMKECFSSWLKYPPRIAFFLPITLILSISALYEILEWLVADIFFPAEGDSYLGTQGDIWDAQKDMGIAFVGSCIAALPFYLFRLFRQPNGKAP; encoded by the coding sequence ATGTTAAAAAGCAGCAATAAAACAACAGATTTGGGTTGGATGCTGCTTTTTATATCGGTGTTTATCGCTGTATGGGCAAATTCAATTATTGGTACCACCGATGTTGCCAATTGGCTTATTGAAAATACGCTGACGGTCATCTCGCTGCTATTTTTAATTATTACTTACAGAAAATACAAGTTCAGTAATGTGAGTTATTTTTTGCTCTGTTTGTTTTTATGTCTGCATGTCTATGGTTCAAAATATACCTATGCCGAGAATCCTTTAGGGTTTTACTTTCAAGATGTTTTTCATTCGCCTAGAAACCAATACGATCGTCTCGTTCATTTTAGCTTCGGTTTTTTACTCTACTATCCCATGAAGGAGTGCTTTTCATCTTGGTTAAAATACCCGCCGCGCATTGCCTTCTTTTTACCCATTACTCTAATACTTTCCATTAGTGCCCTTTATGAAATTTTAGAGTGGCTGGTTGCCGATATCTTCTTTCCTGCAGAGGGGGATTCTTATCTGGGCACACAAGGGGATATATGGGATGCGCAAAAAGATATGGGCATCGCCTTTGTCGGATCATGTATAGCTGCTTTGCCTTTCTATCTATTCAGGTTATTCCGTCAGCCAAACGGTAAAGCGCCTTAG
- the rnr gene encoding ribonuclease R, with product MNQTAQLSPIRTYDNPIPGREFILSLFSSLKKHLNREQIADALALNSPQEKEALRRRLRAMERDGQLSFQRKGYQLIDPESLVSGTISIHPDGFGFVTYSDSEKDLFLPKNQLNHVFDGDVVQVLIEPGKNAKRAYSNLLKVLQRNTTHIVGTLVREGEHYFLLPDDIKLAQNINVEQSTLKQAQVGQYVNARITHYPNFRQNTQVEIIEVIGNATDAGIESKLALHRHGISDQWDKTLLDKANAHGCVVSQADKAQRIDYRSLPFVTIDGADAKDFDDAVYCEKNQAGDWRLLVAIADVSHYVLPNDALDIEAQERATSIYLPDQVVPMLPETLSNGLCSLNPHQDRLVMVCEITISAKGVVTQADFSEGLIQSHARLTYNQANALVFKPNSKPAKTVSDPSPAIVPHIKNLHALFQVLSKQRKRRGAIEFETRELALKLNKHKTITSISPVKRNDAHRMIEEFMLCANVATAQFLQRHKIPSLFRVHAGPQQKKLTALRAFLSEKGLILAGDDNPSSHDYNDLLKKVSHRADARLIQTLLLRSQSQAEYSSVNQGHFGLAYEAYAHFTSPIRRYPDLLTHRAIRAKLRSSKPASGFNWVLRQLKLDKLASKTISKTAYPYTAQDVEQLSTHCSGQSRLADTVSREVENALMCKYMQPFIGDSFDASISGMNNTGFFVSLENSGAEGLVHITSLKGEAFTFDGNKQQISNQQHTYHIGDHVSVVLKNVDLRSRKMSFEMA from the coding sequence TTGAATCAAACCGCACAATTATCCCCCATACGAACTTACGACAACCCTATCCCTGGCCGTGAATTCATTCTGAGTCTTTTTAGTAGTTTAAAAAAGCACTTAAATCGCGAACAAATAGCTGATGCACTCGCATTAAACTCCCCCCAAGAAAAAGAAGCACTCAGAAGACGTTTACGTGCAATGGAACGCGATGGTCAGCTGTCATTTCAGCGTAAGGGCTATCAACTAATTGATCCCGAATCCCTTGTTAGCGGCACCATTAGCATCCACCCTGACGGTTTTGGTTTCGTGACCTATAGCGATTCTGAGAAAGACTTATTTTTGCCTAAAAACCAACTCAACCATGTATTTGATGGCGATGTGGTTCAAGTGCTTATTGAGCCTGGGAAAAACGCCAAACGCGCTTATAGTAATTTACTTAAGGTGCTGCAGCGTAATACCACCCACATCGTGGGCACACTTGTGCGTGAAGGTGAGCATTACTTTTTACTGCCTGATGACATTAAGCTTGCGCAAAACATAAACGTTGAACAAAGCACGTTAAAGCAAGCGCAAGTCGGTCAATATGTGAATGCCAGAATTACCCACTACCCCAACTTTCGTCAAAACACGCAAGTTGAAATTATTGAAGTAATAGGTAATGCAACCGATGCTGGTATAGAAAGTAAATTAGCCCTTCATCGTCACGGTATCTCAGACCAGTGGGATAAAACCTTACTTGATAAAGCAAATGCCCATGGCTGCGTGGTGTCACAAGCAGACAAAGCACAACGCATAGATTATCGCAGTTTACCGTTTGTCACCATTGATGGCGCAGATGCGAAGGACTTTGATGACGCAGTGTATTGTGAAAAAAATCAAGCCGGCGATTGGCGCTTATTGGTAGCAATAGCGGATGTGTCGCATTATGTTTTACCTAATGATGCACTGGATATTGAAGCCCAAGAACGCGCGACGTCTATTTATTTGCCTGATCAAGTTGTACCTATGCTGCCTGAAACATTGTCCAATGGGCTATGTTCGTTAAATCCACATCAAGACCGCTTGGTGATGGTTTGTGAGATAACCATTAGCGCCAAGGGTGTAGTGACCCAAGCTGATTTTAGCGAAGGCTTGATACAGTCTCATGCGCGACTAACATACAATCAAGCAAACGCACTGGTGTTTAAGCCAAACAGTAAGCCTGCCAAAACCGTTTCGGATCCCAGCCCTGCAATTGTGCCGCATATTAAAAATTTACATGCTTTGTTTCAGGTGCTGAGTAAGCAGCGTAAACGCCGCGGTGCCATAGAATTTGAAACCCGAGAGCTCGCACTTAAGCTTAATAAACACAAGACCATAACGAGCATTTCACCGGTTAAGCGTAACGACGCCCATCGTATGATAGAAGAATTTATGTTGTGTGCGAATGTCGCCACGGCGCAATTTTTACAACGGCATAAAATTCCGAGTTTGTTTAGAGTACACGCTGGACCACAGCAAAAAAAACTCACTGCGTTACGTGCGTTTTTATCTGAAAAAGGCTTAATCCTAGCTGGCGACGATAATCCAAGCTCACATGACTATAATGATTTACTGAAAAAAGTGAGTCATAGGGCTGATGCGAGACTGATCCAAACCTTGTTATTGCGCTCGCAAAGTCAGGCTGAATACTCATCCGTTAACCAAGGGCACTTCGGTTTAGCCTATGAAGCGTATGCACATTTCACGTCGCCCATAAGACGTTACCCAGATTTATTAACTCACCGTGCGATACGCGCAAAATTGCGCAGCAGTAAACCTGCCAGTGGCTTTAACTGGGTATTGCGTCAACTTAAACTAGACAAGTTAGCCAGCAAAACTATAAGCAAAACCGCTTACCCCTACACAGCACAAGACGTTGAACAGCTAAGCACTCATTGCTCTGGCCAATCGCGCTTGGCCGATACCGTTAGCCGCGAAGTTGAAAACGCGCTGATGTGTAAATATATGCAACCTTTTATAGGTGATTCTTTTGATGCCTCTATATCAGGTATGAATAACACTGGTTTCTTCGTTTCATTAGAGAACAGCGGCGCAGAAGGCTTAGTGCATATCACCAGCTTAAAAGGTGAGGCATTTACATTTGATGGAAATAAGCAGCAAATTAGTAATCAACAGCATACCTATCATATTGGCGACCACGTAAGCGTTGTTTTGAAAAATGTTGATTTACGCAGCCGCAAAATGAGCTTCGAAATGGCATAA
- a CDS encoding cold-shock protein — MSNKTTGSVKWFNEDKGFGFIEQESGPDVFAHFSAIVSEGFKTLAEGQRVEFTVTQGQKGPQAENIVCI; from the coding sequence ATGTCTAATAAAACTACTGGTTCAGTAAAATGGTTCAACGAAGATAAAGGTTTTGGCTTTATCGAGCAAGAATCTGGTCCTGACGTTTTCGCACATTTCAGCGCAATCGTTAGCGAAGGTTTTAAAACTTTGGCTGAAGGCCAACGCGTAGAGTTTACTGTTACTCAAGGTCAAAAAGGCCCACAAGCAGAAAACATCGTCTGTATCTAG
- a CDS encoding acyl-CoA dehydrogenase family protein → MSTEDLNDLRMSEDVRPLYLAVKKHIEENVIPIQEEFYSIGEKLADRWSYSDRQMELLEGAKNKAKEAGLWNFFLPDAETGQGLSNLDYAYIAVELGKAPLASETLNCSAPDTGNMEVLERVGTPEQKAKWLAPLLRGEIRSCFGMTEPNVASSDAKNISTLAVEDGDDWVINGEKYYISGAGDPRCKIMICMVKSSPDAPAHKQQSQILVPLDTPGVTIVGPMLVFGHDHAPHGHMHIKLENVRVPKTNMLLGEGRGFEISQVRLGPGRIHHCMRSIGQAEEALQLALERSTSREAFGKKIYQLGKNVEVISKMRIDIEAMRMMVLKAAKAMDVLGNQEARIWIHMIKAMVPERVCEIIDQSMQLHGATGISQWSPLSAMYAGQRTLRYADGPDEVHHMVVGRNEVREYERNKG, encoded by the coding sequence ATGTCGACTGAAGATTTAAATGATTTACGTATGTCTGAGGACGTGCGTCCACTTTATCTTGCGGTAAAGAAGCACATTGAAGAGAATGTTATTCCCATCCAAGAAGAATTTTATTCAATTGGAGAAAAACTTGCTGATCGCTGGAGCTATTCTGACCGTCAAATGGAATTGCTTGAAGGCGCTAAAAACAAAGCAAAAGAAGCGGGACTGTGGAATTTCTTCTTGCCTGACGCTGAAACTGGACAAGGTTTGTCTAACTTAGACTACGCCTATATTGCCGTTGAGCTTGGTAAAGCACCGTTAGCGTCTGAAACATTAAACTGTTCAGCACCTGACACCGGTAATATGGAAGTGTTAGAACGCGTAGGTACACCAGAGCAGAAGGCTAAATGGCTAGCACCTCTATTAAGAGGTGAAATACGCTCTTGCTTTGGTATGACTGAACCTAATGTAGCCTCTTCTGACGCAAAAAATATTTCAACCTTGGCTGTTGAAGATGGTGATGACTGGGTGATTAATGGTGAGAAATATTATATTTCTGGCGCCGGAGATCCGCGTTGTAAAATCATGATCTGCATGGTTAAAAGTAGCCCCGATGCTCCTGCACACAAACAACAGTCACAAATTCTCGTGCCACTAGACACCCCAGGGGTAACAATTGTTGGCCCAATGCTGGTATTCGGTCATGACCATGCACCTCACGGACATATGCACATTAAACTTGAAAACGTACGGGTACCCAAAACTAACATGTTGTTAGGTGAAGGCCGTGGTTTTGAAATTTCTCAAGTACGTTTGGGCCCTGGTCGTATTCACCATTGCATGCGTTCAATTGGACAAGCGGAAGAAGCATTGCAATTGGCGCTTGAGCGTTCAACTTCAAGAGAAGCATTTGGTAAAAAAATATATCAATTGGGTAAGAACGTTGAAGTTATCTCGAAGATGCGTATCGACATTGAAGCCATGCGTATGATGGTACTCAAAGCCGCTAAAGCCATGGATGTTCTAGGCAACCAAGAAGCACGTATTTGGATACATATGATCAAAGCGATGGTGCCAGAGCGGGTCTGTGAAATTATTGACCAATCTATGCAATTACATGGTGCTACCGGTATTTCTCAATGGTCACCGCTCTCTGCTATGTATGCAGGCCAACGTACCCTACGTTATGCGGATGGCCCAGATGAGGTTCATCATATGGTGGTTGGTCGAAATGAGGTACGTGAATATGAGCGTAACAAAGGTTAA